In Pantoea agglomerans, the genomic stretch AGCATCTCGCGCCCGATGATCCCGCTCTGGGCCTGCGCCACCGTCGCCGCGCTGCTCGCCTGCCTGCTCTACAGCGCCCTTAACTGGCGGCTCGGCAACGACGCCGAACCGCTGCTGCGCGCGATTTATCAGACGCCGCTGCCGCAGATCACCGTCGGCCGCCGCCCCTCTTCGCCGCAGGCGCTGCTCGATCTGCGCCAGCGCCTCAACGACGTTATCGCCGCCGGTCAGCTCGAAGTCAGCGACGGCGCGTTCGGCAGCAAGGTGATTATCCCCGCTGACAAGCTGTTCGCCGAACAGGGCACCGCCATCAATCCGGTGGGTCGCGCGCTGCTGGCCCGCGTCGCCACGGCGATGAAGAACGTTAAAGGCACGGTGCTGGTGTCGGTCTTTACCGACAATCGTCCGGTGGATAACAGCCGCTTCGCCTCCAGCTATGAATTCTCTTTCGCCCGCGCCCGCGCCGTGACCCAGCTGCTGCAGTCGCAGCTCGCCGACGGCCATGCGATCCGCTCTGAAGGGCGCGGCGACAGCGATCCGCTGCTGCCCAACGACAGCAACGAAAACCGCACGCGCAACCGCCGCGTCGAAATTACGCTGTTCGCCGCGCCGGAAACGCTCAGTAATCATCAGGAAACCCAGTAATGCGCGCATCATTACGCCCTGCTCTCACCCATCGTCTGCTGTGGAGCTTTATTGGCGTGACGGCGCTGAGCTGTCTCGTCTGGATCCTCGGCCCCTTCTGGAGCTGGGGAGAAACCCGGCCGCTGGAGCCGGCGCTGCCGCGCCAGCTGACGGTGGGCCTGCTCTTTTTCATCTGGATTTTGTTTCAGTTTATCCCCTCGCTCTATCGCGCCTGGTTCAACAGCAAGCTGCTCACTAATTTGCAGCAGGCGGGCGCGGAGGATCTCTCCGACCGTCAGGCGACCGAAGAGCTGCTCACCCAGCGCTTCAGCGAAGCGGTGATGCAGCTAAAACGCATGCCCTTCAGCCGCAAAAGCAACAGCCGCTGGCTGGCGCGCATGCAGTCGGGCTATCTCTACCAGCTGCCGTGGTATCTGGTGATCGGCGCGCCCGGCGCGGGCAAAACCACCGCGCTGCTCAACGCCGGTCTCGACTTTCCGCTGACCGACAGCGTCGGCAAGACCGCCATCCGCGGCGTAGGCGGCACCCGCCACTGCGACTGGTGGTTTACCGACCAGGCGGTGCTGATCGACACCGCCGGGCGCTATACCCTGCAGGAGAGCCAGCGCGCGCGCGACGCCAGCGAGTGGAACAGCTTTATCAATTTGCTGAAGCGCTACCGCACCCGCCAGCCGATCAACGGCGTGATCATGACGCTCAGCGTGGCGGATCTGCTGAGCGAGTCGGCCGAGACGCGCTATGCCCAGGCGAGCGCCATGCGCAACCGCCTGAGGGAGCTGCACCAGCAGACCGGCATTCACTTCCCGGTCTATGTGATGGTAACCAAAACCGATCTGCTGAAAGGCTTTATGGGC encodes the following:
- the icmH gene encoding type IVB secretion system protein IcmH/DotU → MTQESQAAEANASGNDNLLLQAAAPLLNAVVQLRQAVTHDDPAGLRQSLIDEIRQFEQRCKQAGLPFEMIIGARYCLCSALDEAAAQTPWGTRGVWSGNGMLVTFHNESWGGEKFFQLLSRISQSPAQHLWLLEVVHYCLLLGYEGRYRGSDSGRVQCDAIRKRLAKLIEETRQPQSESARPLVEVHPLVSSISRPMIPLWACATVAALLACLLYSALNWRLGNDAEPLLRAIYQTPLPQITVGRRPSSPQALLDLRQRLNDVIAAGQLEVSDGAFGSKVIIPADKLFAEQGTAINPVGRALLARVATAMKNVKGTVLVSVFTDNRPVDNSRFASSYEFSFARARAVTQLLQSQLADGHAIRSEGRGDSDPLLPNDSNENRTRNRRVEITLFAAPETLSNHQETQ